In a genomic window of Polycladomyces abyssicola:
- a CDS encoding FMN-dependent NADH-azoreductase — protein sequence MATVLYITANPKPEDQSFSLQVGQAFLNTYREAHPEDKIVELDVYKLDIPFLDEDVFSGWGKLQQGTAFEELSAEEQKKVGRINEIVDQFAEADKYIFVTPMWNFSIPPRMKAYIDSICIAGKTFKYTENGAVGLLKGKKAVHIQARGGIYSEGPTKDFEFGDRYIRAVMSFLGVESVESVIAEGMSQFPDKAEEIKQKAIQQARDLAKRF from the coding sequence ATGGCGACGGTTTTGTACATCACTGCCAATCCCAAACCGGAAGATCAGTCGTTCAGCCTGCAGGTGGGACAGGCATTTTTGAATACCTACCGGGAGGCCCATCCCGAAGATAAAATCGTCGAGTTGGATGTGTACAAACTGGACATCCCCTTCTTGGACGAAGATGTTTTCAGTGGTTGGGGCAAATTGCAACAGGGAACCGCGTTTGAGGAATTGTCTGCAGAAGAGCAGAAAAAAGTGGGACGGATCAATGAGATCGTCGATCAATTTGCAGAAGCGGACAAATACATCTTCGTCACCCCGATGTGGAACTTCAGTATTCCTCCACGGATGAAAGCGTATATTGACTCCATCTGTATCGCAGGCAAAACATTTAAGTACACCGAAAACGGTGCAGTCGGTCTGCTGAAAGGTAAAAAAGCTGTCCACATCCAAGCGCGTGGTGGCATCTACTCCGAAGGCCCGACAAAGGACTTCGAGTTCGGTGACCGTTATATCCGCGCCGTCATGTCGTTCCTGGGTGTGGAATCGGTGGAATCCGTCATCGCCGAAGGCATGTCGCAATTCCCGGACAAAGCGGAAGAAATCAAGCAAAAAGCCATCCAACAAGCACGCGATTTGGCCAAACGCTTCTAA